From one Bacteroidales bacterium genomic stretch:
- a CDS encoding M20/M25/M40 family metallo-hydrolase, with protein sequence MNKQISARIEEIAVALTNQLSVVETPGELDSVQKVFEIFSEMDYYKKHPDYLKFVDVPNDKLGRKSLIAIMKGEKKKSDKTIIMIGHTDTVGISDYGTLKHLANKPYELTEKFKEIASTLPPEVRKDLESGEYLFGRGLFDMKTGDAIIMAVMEEISKDIGNFEGNLIFAAVCDEEGNSGGMLSVIPEFIKLQEKENFDYLALLDTDYMTSEYEGDENKYVYIGTVGKLMPSFYVVGKETHVGESFKGVDANQIAAEITTRINLNADFCDIAEGEVSLPPITLRQRDLKPEYSVQTAKTATLFFNYATHISTPDEVLNKMIKAGKEAFQNTIDSLNTQYKRFCKLARRKFKKLPWESRVISYEELYQKVKAEMGDELDKQLEKLSNTMLKDESIDQRDFALKIVEETHKLWSDREPIVIVYFTPPYYPHIYVEGKRPKEKALLEAVADAVNSTKTDYKLVYKKFFPYISDLSYGAAPKDPKIIAALKNNMPGYGTKYSLPLEEMQKLDLPVLDIGAFGKDAHKFTERIEKRYSFEVAPVLVYKTIMNLLSK encoded by the coding sequence ATGAACAAACAAATTTCGGCAAGAATAGAAGAAATAGCCGTTGCATTGACAAATCAGCTTAGCGTTGTTGAAACACCGGGAGAATTGGATTCTGTTCAAAAAGTATTCGAAATCTTTTCGGAGATGGATTATTACAAAAAACACCCTGATTATTTGAAATTTGTGGATGTACCCAACGACAAATTAGGGCGCAAGTCACTTATAGCAATAATGAAAGGTGAGAAAAAGAAAAGCGATAAAACAATAATTATGATTGGACATACCGATACGGTTGGTATTTCTGATTATGGAACATTGAAACATCTTGCTAATAAACCATACGAACTTACCGAAAAATTTAAAGAGATAGCTTCGACATTGCCACCTGAAGTGAGAAAAGACCTAGAGTCGGGTGAATATCTATTCGGGCGCGGACTATTTGACATGAAAACAGGCGATGCTATTATTATGGCTGTCATGGAAGAAATTTCGAAAGATATTGGAAACTTCGAAGGGAATTTGATTTTTGCAGCTGTTTGCGACGAAGAAGGAAACTCGGGAGGCATGTTATCTGTTATTCCTGAATTTATTAAACTTCAAGAAAAAGAGAATTTCGACTATTTAGCACTATTAGACACCGATTATATGACATCTGAGTATGAAGGAGACGAAAATAAATATGTATACATCGGTACTGTTGGCAAGCTTATGCCATCATTCTATGTTGTAGGAAAAGAGACACACGTTGGAGAATCTTTTAAAGGAGTTGATGCCAATCAAATAGCTGCAGAAATTACCACAAGAATTAACCTAAATGCAGATTTTTGTGATATTGCTGAGGGAGAGGTTTCTTTGCCCCCTATCACTTTGAGACAGCGTGACTTAAAGCCCGAATACTCGGTTCAGACCGCCAAAACAGCAACACTCTTTTTCAATTATGCAACACACATAAGCACGCCCGATGAAGTTTTAAATAAAATGATTAAAGCGGGGAAAGAGGCTTTCCAAAATACAATTGATAGTTTAAACACACAGTATAAAAGATTTTGCAAATTGGCAAGACGTAAATTCAAAAAATTACCATGGGAAAGCAGAGTTATTTCATACGAAGAGTTGTATCAAAAAGTTAAAGCAGAAATGGGAGATGAACTCGACAAACAGTTAGAAAAGCTCTCAAATACAATGTTAAAAGATGAATCCATAGACCAAAGAGATTTTGCATTAAAGATTGTAGAAGAGACTCACAAACTATGGTCAGACAGAGAGCCAATCGTAATAGTTTACTTTACCCCACCATATTATCCACACATTTATGTGGAAGGGAAAAGACCAAAAGAAAAAGCTCTGCTTGAAGCTGTTGCCGATGCTGTTAATTCAACAAAGACAGATTACAAATTGGTTTACAAAAAGTTTTTCCCGTACATATCTGATTTAAGTTATGGTGCTGCACCCAAAGACCCAAAAATTATTGCTGCATTGAAGAATAACATGCCGGGATATGGAACTAAGTATTCACTTCCGTTAGAAGAGATGCAGAAACTTGATTTACCTGTACTTGATATAGGTGCTTTTGGTAAAGATGCACACAAATTTACTGAAAGAATTGAGAAGAGATACTCATTTGAAGTGGCTCCGGTATTGGTTTACAAAACAATTATGAACTTATTGTCAAAATAG
- a CDS encoding PDZ domain-containing protein, which produces MKRNTFFLSLLTGFSGGAIVLIAYLFFSNPKENNSHSTVEFKSSTPVQLAESVHNVQNSRYVNLTAAAQKSVDAVVHVKTLSSRQSQSYSNPFLDFFFGSPGFGYEEKPVLSSGSGVIITEDGFIVTNNHVIENSNRVEVTLNDKRTFEAQLIGTDPSTDIALLKIEGNNFSCLPFGNSDSAKVGEWVLAVGNPFNLTSTVTAGIISAKARNINIINKKYGIESFIQTDAAVNPGNSGGALVNSKGELIGINTAIASHTGTFTGYSFAIPISIVQKVVSDLVEFGEVQRAILGIVVSDINSQLAEKFNLKVLDGVLVQQTEAGSPASKAGIEPGDVITHIGAIQIKTLSEFQDHLIRFRPGDEISLTINRNGKTVDKKAILQNRFGSTDIIKRTDVMNVLGAIFKPISKDDAKSLGIKGGLQVIDLEKGKLLNAGIRNGFIITIVNGQSILKIEDLNDALNKATKGGVYVEGIYPNGMRAYYAFGL; this is translated from the coding sequence ATGAAACGAAATACTTTTTTTCTTAGTTTACTTACTGGATTTTCTGGTGGTGCTATTGTTTTAATAGCATATCTATTTTTCTCAAATCCAAAGGAAAACAACTCACATTCAACTGTTGAATTTAAGAGTTCAACCCCTGTACAACTTGCCGAGTCAGTTCATAACGTGCAAAATAGCCGTTACGTTAATTTAACTGCAGCTGCACAAAAATCTGTTGATGCAGTTGTACACGTTAAAACATTAAGTTCGCGACAAAGCCAAAGCTACTCAAATCCATTTTTAGACTTTTTCTTTGGCTCGCCGGGCTTTGGCTATGAAGAGAAACCTGTTCTTTCATCAGGTTCAGGAGTAATAATAACGGAAGATGGATTTATTGTAACCAACAACCATGTTATTGAAAATTCTAATAGAGTTGAGGTGACCCTAAACGACAAGCGAACTTTTGAAGCACAACTTATTGGAACTGACCCGAGTACCGATATCGCTTTGTTAAAAATTGAAGGCAATAATTTCTCTTGTTTACCTTTCGGAAATTCAGATTCTGCAAAAGTTGGCGAATGGGTATTAGCTGTCGGCAACCCATTTAATTTGACATCAACAGTTACCGCAGGTATAATCTCTGCTAAAGCTCGGAATATCAATATTATAAATAAAAAGTACGGTATCGAGTCGTTCATTCAAACCGATGCTGCTGTAAATCCTGGAAATAGTGGTGGAGCTTTAGTTAACAGTAAGGGCGAGCTAATAGGAATAAACACGGCAATTGCCTCTCATACAGGCACGTTTACAGGATACTCATTTGCGATTCCGATTAGTATCGTTCAAAAAGTTGTTAGCGATTTAGTAGAGTTTGGCGAAGTTCAACGAGCTATATTAGGAATTGTTGTAAGCGACATTAACAGTCAACTAGCTGAAAAATTTAATCTAAAAGTTTTAGATGGGGTATTAGTCCAACAAACTGAGGCTGGAAGCCCTGCAAGCAAAGCAGGCATTGAACCTGGCGATGTTATCACTCATATTGGTGCTATTCAAATTAAAACCCTCTCTGAGTTTCAAGATCATCTGATACGTTTTAGACCCGGAGATGAAATATCTCTAACGATAAATCGCAACGGAAAAACAGTAGATAAAAAAGCTATTCTTCAGAATCGCTTTGGTTCTACCGATATTATTAAAAGAACCGATGTTATGAATGTATTAGGAGCTATATTTAAACCTATCAGTAAAGATGATGCCAAAAGCTTAGGTATTAAAGGAGGATTGCAAGTTATTGATTTAGAAAAAGGCAAATTGTTAAACGCAGGGATAAGAAATGGGTTTATAATAACAATCGTAAATGGTCAAAGTATATTGAAAATTGAAGATTTGAATGATGCTCTAAATAAGGCAACAAAAGGAGGCGTGTATGTTGAAGGAATTTATCCTAACGGAATGAGGGCTTATTACGCTTTTGGACTGTAA
- a CDS encoding diaminopimelate epimerase, which translates to MFKQINFFKYHGAGNDFIMLDNRSQQYSALTSKEISFLCNRHFAIGADGLIMIENSDHGDFYMRYFNSDGAEGTMCGNGGRCAVLFAHNLKLFDKSTTFFAVDGEHKADLLSDGQIRLKMSDSSLPEAVNEKMYKINTGSPHLVVFVENVENYNVKKIGRKLRYDTQIYPEGTNVNFCQIVDNKIKIRTYERGVEDETLACGTGSVASSIVSYFLGLIKQNKNILLETKGGQLAVSFDMSDKVYDIFLTGPAKKVFEGKIV; encoded by the coding sequence ATATTCAAGCAGATAAATTTTTTCAAATATCACGGAGCAGGAAACGATTTTATAATGCTCGATAACCGCTCTCAACAATATTCTGCACTTACCTCAAAGGAGATATCTTTTCTTTGTAACAGGCATTTTGCCATTGGTGCCGATGGTTTAATAATGATAGAAAACAGCGATCACGGTGACTTTTATATGCGTTATTTCAATAGCGATGGAGCGGAAGGAACAATGTGTGGAAATGGAGGGCGATGTGCAGTACTGTTCGCACATAATCTTAAATTGTTCGATAAGAGTACAACTTTTTTTGCAGTTGATGGAGAACATAAGGCAGATTTGTTATCTGATGGACAAATCAGATTAAAAATGTCTGATTCCTCACTACCCGAAGCTGTAAATGAAAAAATGTACAAAATCAACACAGGCTCTCCGCATTTGGTTGTTTTTGTAGAAAATGTCGAGAATTACAATGTAAAAAAGATTGGACGTAAGTTGCGATACGACACTCAAATATATCCCGAGGGTACAAATGTTAATTTTTGTCAAATTGTGGATAATAAAATTAAAATACGGACATATGAACGAGGCGTTGAAGATGAAACATTAGCCTGTGGGACAGGTAGTGTTGCCTCCTCAATAGTATCATATTTTTTGGGACTGATAAAACAAAATAAAAATATCCTTTTGGAAACAAAAGGAGGACAATTAGCTGTTAGCTTTGATATGTCAGATAAGGTTTATGATATTTTTTTAACTGGACCTGCAAAAAAAGTTTTTGAAGGGAAAATAGTATGA
- a CDS encoding carboxypeptidase-like regulatory domain-containing protein, with protein sequence MRLSLYVIFFIFPCLTYAQLTKVRGKVIDASTKEPLPFVNIAFQGTTIGVISDFEGNYHIETRTASDSLIFSYVGYEREVRLVKKAQFQEIDVELSATAISLQEVVVKPSKNPALILLDSLHAHRNKNNTDRLEFWESEVYNKMEFDISNVDENFKKNRLFKQFQFIFDYVDTSFVSGKSYLPIFITETVSDLYYQKNPKKEKEVIRATNVSGVKNDQLSQFTGQMYLKVNPYDNFLQLFGKGFVSPLASFGSIYYKYYLIDSAYINNRWCYQISYLPRRSQEPTFTGNFWIHDTTFALSKINARLAQDANLNFVNDLIYDLEYQYVGDSLWFTKTEDIFIDFNISDNTSGIFGNKTTSYKNVVIGKKRDDNFFNPQLAQEFITLDSVNNFSDEEWGKLRHMELTKKELQIYDMVDSIKQVPIFQTWVDVINTLVNGHYIYKFFEIGPYYKLYSFNAIEGNRFRFGGRTSNDFSTKLMLTGHVAYGEGDKRWKFATGGLYMFNKNPRKSAGWNVKHDIEQLGISQNAFTQDNILASFLRRTYNRKLTMVDEAEIFFEYEWFQGLSNTLKVNTRQIWSTEYVPFVVFANGEQTSLEKLPSTEITLNTRYAYNEKFLLGEFLRISLGTNYPILNFDLTAGLKGVFNSEYEYYRIHASVEHGFSINPIGRLKYILDMGMYFGNAPYPLLQLHEGNETYAYDNYAFNMMNYYEFVSDKYVSLLAEHHFDGFFFNRIPLFRKLKWREVVAAKGLIGRVSDNNVSLMKFPEGLRELTVPYVEASMGIENILKLFRIDAMWRLTYLDYQENVTNQTEIPKFGIRVQLKFEF encoded by the coding sequence ATGCGACTTTCTCTTTATGTTATCTTTTTTATTTTTCCATGTTTAACTTATGCTCAGCTAACGAAAGTAAGGGGAAAAGTTATTGATGCCTCAACTAAAGAGCCCCTCCCGTTTGTTAATATAGCTTTTCAAGGTACAACAATAGGAGTTATTAGTGACTTTGAGGGTAATTATCATATTGAAACTCGGACAGCTTCCGACAGCCTTATATTTTCATACGTCGGATATGAAAGGGAGGTACGTTTAGTAAAAAAAGCACAATTTCAAGAAATAGATGTGGAACTTTCTGCCACAGCTATTTCTTTACAAGAAGTTGTTGTCAAACCTAGTAAAAATCCGGCTTTAATTTTACTCGATTCTTTACATGCGCACAGGAACAAAAACAATACAGATAGACTTGAGTTTTGGGAATCAGAGGTTTATAACAAAATGGAGTTTGATATTAGCAACGTCGACGAAAATTTTAAGAAAAACCGCCTTTTTAAACAGTTCCAGTTTATTTTTGATTATGTGGATACCTCTTTTGTAAGTGGTAAGAGTTATCTGCCTATATTTATAACTGAAACAGTATCAGACCTATATTATCAGAAAAATCCCAAAAAAGAGAAAGAAGTTATACGAGCCACCAATGTGAGCGGCGTAAAAAACGATCAACTGTCGCAATTTACAGGACAGATGTATTTAAAGGTAAATCCATACGATAATTTTTTACAGCTTTTTGGCAAGGGATTTGTCAGTCCGCTTGCCAGCTTTGGATCAATTTATTACAAATATTATTTGATTGATAGCGCGTATATTAATAATAGATGGTGTTATCAAATATCGTACTTACCCAGACGATCGCAAGAACCTACCTTTACAGGCAACTTCTGGATTCATGATACCACATTTGCATTGTCAAAAATAAATGCAAGATTGGCTCAAGATGCAAATCTAAATTTTGTTAATGATTTGATTTATGACTTAGAGTATCAATATGTTGGTGATAGCCTTTGGTTTACAAAAACCGAAGACATTTTTATCGATTTTAATATATCTGATAACACGTCAGGAATATTTGGAAACAAAACTACATCGTATAAAAATGTTGTAATTGGGAAAAAACGTGATGATAATTTCTTTAACCCACAATTAGCTCAAGAATTTATTACTCTTGATAGTGTTAATAATTTCTCAGATGAAGAATGGGGCAAGTTAAGACACATGGAGTTAACTAAAAAAGAGCTCCAAATTTACGACATGGTTGATAGCATTAAGCAAGTTCCGATATTTCAAACTTGGGTAGATGTCATAAACACCTTGGTTAATGGTCATTATATTTATAAATTTTTTGAAATAGGTCCCTATTACAAACTATATAGTTTTAATGCAATAGAAGGGAATAGATTTCGCTTTGGAGGGAGGACAAGCAATGATTTTAGCACCAAGCTAATGTTGACCGGACATGTTGCTTACGGAGAAGGAGATAAACGTTGGAAATTTGCAACTGGCGGATTATATATGTTCAATAAAAATCCACGTAAGTCAGCAGGGTGGAATGTAAAACACGATATTGAACAGTTAGGAATCAGCCAAAATGCGTTTACACAAGACAATATTTTAGCTTCGTTTCTAAGACGAACCTATAATCGTAAGCTCACAATGGTTGACGAGGCTGAAATATTTTTTGAATACGAATGGTTTCAAGGCTTGTCGAACACTTTAAAAGTAAATACTCGGCAGATTTGGAGTACCGAATACGTGCCTTTTGTTGTTTTTGCTAATGGAGAACAGACAAGTCTAGAAAAGCTTCCAAGCACTGAAATAACGCTAAATACTAGGTATGCATATAATGAAAAGTTTTTGTTAGGCGAATTTTTGCGAATTAGTCTCGGAACAAATTATCCGATACTTAACTTTGATCTCACGGCAGGATTAAAAGGTGTTTTTAACAGTGAATATGAATATTATCGTATTCACGCAAGCGTAGAGCACGGGTTTAGTATTAACCCCATAGGCCGTTTAAAATATATTTTGGATATGGGAATGTATTTTGGTAACGCGCCATATCCATTGCTTCAGCTTCATGAAGGTAACGAAACCTACGCCTACGACAATTATGCGTTCAACATGATGAATTATTATGAATTTGTTTCCGACAAGTACGTTAGTTTGCTAGCCGAACACCATTTTGACGGTTTCTTTTTTAACAGAATTCCACTATTCCGCAAACTGAAATGGCGTGAAGTTGTAGCTGCTAAAGGACTAATAGGACGAGTAAGCGATAATAATGTGAGTTTAATGAAATTCCCGGAAGGATTGCGTGAATTAACCGTGCCATACGTAGAAGCAAGCATGGGAATAGAGAATATATTAAAGCTTTTTAGAATTGATGCAATGTGGAGACTTACATATCTCGATTACCAAGAGAATGTGACTAATCAAACTGAAATCCCAAAATTTGGAATACGTGTACAGTTGAAGTTTGAATTCTAA
- the lptB gene encoding LPS export ABC transporter ATP-binding protein yields MRLHATNLVKRYGKRTVVRGVNLEVNQGEIVGLLGPNGAGKTTSFYMIVGLIRPNSGQIFIDGKEITTEPVYLRAQQGIGYLAQEASVFRKLSVEDNILSVMEMARYSKEYRTEKLEELLDEFGLQRIRKSLGIQLSGGERRRTEIARALAINPKFILLDEPFAGVDPIAVQDIQEIVFKLKDRNIGVLITDHNVHETLSITDRAYLLFNGSILKSGTAEELSVDPQVRKVYLGENFVLRR; encoded by the coding sequence ATGCGGCTACATGCAACAAATTTGGTTAAACGATATGGTAAAAGAACTGTGGTCAGAGGCGTAAACCTCGAAGTTAACCAAGGAGAAATAGTTGGTTTGTTGGGACCGAACGGTGCTGGGAAAACAACTTCCTTTTACATGATTGTCGGTTTAATAAGACCAAATTCAGGACAAATCTTTATTGATGGAAAAGAGATAACCACGGAACCTGTTTATCTTCGAGCTCAGCAGGGAATTGGCTACTTAGCACAAGAGGCTTCAGTTTTTCGCAAGTTAAGTGTTGAAGACAATATTTTGTCAGTTATGGAGATGGCTCGGTACAGCAAAGAGTATCGTACCGAAAAACTTGAAGAGTTATTAGATGAGTTTGGACTCCAGAGGATTAGAAAAAGTCTTGGAATACAATTATCTGGAGGCGAACGCCGTAGAACAGAGATAGCGCGTGCCTTGGCTATTAATCCAAAATTTATATTGCTTGATGAACCTTTTGCTGGCGTTGATCCTATCGCAGTTCAAGATATTCAGGAAATTGTATTTAAGTTAAAAGATAGAAATATCGGTGTTTTAATCACCGACCATAATGTTCATGAAACATTAAGCATAACAGATAGAGCGTATTTACTTTTTAATGGTTCTATTCTTAAGTCCGGTACTGCAGAAGAATTAAGTGTTGATCCGCAAGTAAGAAAAGTATATCTTGGAGAAAATTTCGTTTTAAGAAGATAG